Proteins encoded in a region of the Stieleria neptunia genome:
- a CDS encoding PSD1 and planctomycete cytochrome C domain-containing protein, producing MRPILTCLDSVCLDSVCLDSVCRLDHNEDGRRAVPRHGEFFAIPTAAPSMHACFHRHALAGFAVFAGLVAGTLMPCGTRSLLAEGRRTSGSADELRFFEQKIRPLLVEHCYECHSEEAGEQQGGLLLDRSSGWIEGGETNKAVIPGEPDASLLIAAIRYDNDDLQMPPEQRLDEETIALFERWVRRGAHGPADDMGETEFSRLGDQDYLFDQAATHWAFQPVRSVTVPSSALDSDLKHWGDNPIDRFVLDAMVNAGLTPSPVADAATLVRRLHYDLTGLPPTFEQVTAFQEATELDPDRATSQRIDQLIESPEFGQHLGRLWLDVVRYADTDNNYRPDTRTPHYHPFAFSYRDYVVHSLNDDKPYDQFLKEQIAADLMGFAADAPEMAALGFYAAGPYSSRAQNEALDDWIDVTTRGLMGITAACARCHDHKFEPVPTADYYSLRGVFASVARVNPLDETKQPLLTSYQPTPSQAADFAAKRSAIEAKINGAAGKKAKNNNRPIAQKIRETELAELLTFHPGAPARAMVVAERKQRPESFVFLRGDAAARGQAVPRRFLKILDPPQHAFPATSSGRLELADKIASAENPLTARVFVNRVWGYLIGSHLVATPSDFGLQGAPPTHPQLLDWLADDFIRHNWSVKHLVRRIVMSQTYQQSSRTRETCVVADPENRWLWRANRKHLTIEAIRDSMLLVAGQLDRRIGGHPERLWGDDYTRRRAIYGFINRFNLDPTLRAFDFPAPVQTQPARGESIVAQQALFIMNSPLVIDQAAAIGSSDALTRMKADEAKVEFLFRSILGRQPVPAEVSRTLKLVEFQKRFQKPDRPQTRYIDSPWPLVAQALLMSNEFQYVD from the coding sequence TTGCGTCCGATCCTTACTTGCCTGGACAGCGTTTGCCTGGACAGCGTTTGCCTGGACAGCGTTTGCCGACTCGATCACAATGAGGATGGCCGCAGAGCGGTCCCCCGCCACGGTGAATTCTTCGCCATTCCAACCGCTGCCCCGTCGATGCACGCCTGTTTCCATCGCCACGCCCTCGCCGGCTTTGCCGTTTTCGCCGGACTCGTCGCGGGCACCCTGATGCCCTGCGGCACGCGATCGCTGCTTGCCGAAGGGCGGCGAACGTCCGGGTCAGCCGACGAGCTGCGGTTTTTTGAGCAAAAGATTCGCCCGCTGTTGGTCGAGCACTGTTACGAGTGCCATAGCGAAGAGGCCGGTGAGCAGCAGGGCGGATTGCTGCTGGATCGCAGCTCGGGATGGATCGAGGGTGGCGAGACGAACAAAGCGGTGATTCCCGGCGAACCCGATGCGTCGTTGCTGATCGCCGCGATTCGTTATGACAACGACGATTTGCAGATGCCGCCGGAACAGCGACTCGATGAGGAAACCATCGCGTTGTTTGAGCGGTGGGTCCGGCGTGGTGCTCATGGCCCGGCCGATGACATGGGCGAGACCGAGTTCTCGCGATTGGGTGACCAGGACTATCTGTTTGATCAAGCGGCAACTCATTGGGCATTCCAGCCGGTGAGATCGGTCACCGTGCCCTCGTCGGCGCTCGATTCGGATCTCAAACATTGGGGGGACAACCCGATCGACCGTTTCGTGCTTGATGCGATGGTCAACGCCGGATTGACGCCGTCCCCGGTCGCCGACGCTGCGACGTTGGTGCGTCGCTTGCACTATGATTTGACGGGGTTGCCGCCGACGTTTGAGCAAGTCACCGCGTTTCAGGAAGCGACGGAATTGGATCCCGATCGCGCGACGTCGCAGCGGATCGACCAACTGATCGAATCACCCGAATTTGGACAACATCTCGGTCGTCTGTGGTTGGATGTCGTTCGTTATGCCGACACCGACAACAACTATCGTCCCGACACACGGACGCCGCATTACCACCCGTTCGCGTTTTCCTATCGCGACTACGTCGTGCATTCGCTGAACGACGACAAGCCTTACGATCAATTTTTGAAAGAACAGATCGCGGCGGACTTGATGGGGTTTGCGGCCGATGCACCGGAGATGGCGGCACTGGGCTTTTATGCTGCGGGTCCGTATTCCAGCCGGGCGCAAAACGAAGCGTTGGATGATTGGATCGACGTGACCACACGCGGGCTGATGGGCATCACGGCTGCCTGTGCACGTTGTCACGACCACAAGTTCGAACCCGTGCCGACGGCGGACTACTATTCGTTGCGCGGCGTGTTTGCCTCAGTCGCTCGCGTGAATCCGTTGGATGAAACGAAACAGCCGTTGTTGACCTCGTATCAACCGACGCCATCCCAGGCCGCCGACTTCGCCGCGAAGCGATCGGCCATCGAAGCCAAGATCAACGGGGCTGCGGGCAAGAAGGCGAAAAATAACAATCGCCCCATCGCGCAGAAGATTCGTGAAACGGAGTTGGCCGAGTTGTTGACGTTTCACCCCGGCGCCCCGGCGCGGGCGATGGTGGTTGCCGAACGGAAACAGCGACCGGAATCCTTTGTCTTTCTCCGCGGCGATGCCGCCGCACGCGGTCAGGCGGTGCCACGTCGGTTTCTGAAAATCCTGGATCCGCCACAGCACGCCTTTCCGGCGACCAGCAGCGGCCGATTGGAATTGGCCGACAAGATCGCGTCGGCGGAGAACCCGCTGACCGCTCGCGTGTTCGTCAACCGCGTTTGGGGATACCTGATCGGTTCCCACTTGGTGGCCACGCCGTCGGATTTCGGATTGCAGGGAGCACCGCCCACGCACCCGCAACTGTTGGACTGGTTGGCCGACGATTTCATCCGCCACAACTGGTCGGTCAAACACTTGGTGCGGCGGATCGTGATGTCACAGACGTATCAGCAATCCAGTCGAACACGCGAGACCTGTGTGGTGGCGGATCCCGAGAACCGGTGGCTGTGGCGGGCCAATCGAAAACACCTGACCATCGAAGCGATTCGCGACAGCATGTTGCTGGTCGCCGGCCAATTGGACCGACGGATCGGTGGTCACCCCGAGCGACTTTGGGGCGACGACTACACCCGACGCCGCGCGATCTACGGATTTATCAATCGCTTCAATTTGGACCCGACGCTCAGGGCCTTTGATTTCCCGGCCCCGGTGCAAACGCAACCCGCGCGGGGCGAAAGCATCGTCGCCCAACAGGCGCTGTTCATCATGAACTCGCCGTTGGTGATCGACCAGGCCGCCGCGATCGGTTCGTCGGACGCGTTGACGCGGATGAAAGCCGACGAGGCCAAAGTGGAGTTTTTGTTTCGGTCGATCCTGGGACGCCAGCCGGTTCCCGCGGAGGTTTCCAGGACGTTGAAATTGGTCGAGTTTCAGAAACGATTTCAAAAACCAGACCGGCCGCAAACACGCTACATCGATTCGCCGTGGCCACTCGTTGCCCAGGCGTTGTTGATGAGCAACGAATTTCAGTATGTGGACTAG